In a single window of the Thermus amyloliquefaciens genome:
- the bcp gene encoding thioredoxin-dependent thiol peroxidase: protein MPYMEAGSLAPDFELPDQEGRLHRLSHYRGKWVVLYFFPKDDTPGCTKEACGFRDRMGDLQALGAVVLGVSADDVESHRRFAEKYGLNFPLLADPERRAIQAYGAWGKKNLYGKEYEGVLRQTFLIDPEGRIAKVWKKVSPEGHAEEVAEALRGLRGF, encoded by the coding sequence ATGCCCTACATGGAAGCGGGAAGCCTTGCGCCGGACTTTGAACTCCCCGACCAGGAGGGCAGGCTCCACCGCCTCTCCCATTACCGGGGGAAGTGGGTGGTGCTGTACTTTTTCCCCAAGGACGATACCCCTGGCTGCACCAAGGAGGCCTGCGGTTTTCGTGACCGCATGGGGGATTTGCAGGCACTGGGTGCCGTGGTCCTGGGGGTGTCCGCGGACGATGTGGAGAGCCACCGGCGGTTCGCCGAGAAGTACGGGTTGAACTTTCCCCTTCTTGCCGACCCGGAGCGCAGGGCCATCCAGGCCTACGGGGCCTGGGGGAAAAAGAACCTTTACGGCAAGGAGTACGAAGGGGTGTTGCGCCAGACCTTCCTAATAGACCCCGAAGGGCGCATCGCCAAGGTATGGAAAAAGGTCTCCCCTGAGGGGCATGCCGAGGAGGTGGCCGAGGCCTTGCGGGGCTTAAGGGGGTTTTAG
- the thyX gene encoding FAD-dependent thymidylate synthase — protein MGHGEAHPEIPVLDKGFVRLVDCMGDDAAIVQAARVSYGPGTKTVREDAALIDYLMRHRHTSPFEMVEFKFHVKAPLFVVRQWFRHRTASVNEISGRYSILKEEFYEPPAWRRQARRNKQGSEGAFTDEEALRLLQGVEKEAYEAYQTLLEKGIAREMARMVLPLNLYTEFYWKQDLHNLFHFLALRLDPHAQWEIRQYAQAIALLVKAKVPLAWQSFEEHVLKGAHLSQTELRALRGLLTPELYEKALKELGLSGSRLEEALTKLFPPEPT, from the coding sequence ATGGGTCACGGGGAAGCGCATCCTGAGATTCCTGTCCTGGATAAGGGGTTCGTGCGCCTGGTGGACTGCATGGGGGATGACGCCGCCATCGTCCAGGCGGCCAGGGTCTCCTATGGACCGGGCACCAAGACGGTGCGGGAGGACGCCGCCCTCATCGACTACCTCATGCGCCACCGCCACACCAGCCCCTTTGAGATGGTGGAGTTCAAGTTCCACGTGAAGGCCCCCCTCTTCGTGGTGCGCCAGTGGTTCCGCCACCGCACCGCCAGCGTGAACGAGATTTCTGGTAGGTATTCCATCCTAAAGGAGGAGTTCTACGAGCCTCCCGCCTGGCGTCGCCAGGCCCGGAGGAACAAGCAGGGCTCGGAGGGGGCCTTCACCGACGAGGAGGCCTTACGCCTCCTGCAGGGGGTGGAGAAGGAGGCCTACGAGGCCTACCAAACCCTCCTGGAAAAGGGCATCGCCCGGGAGATGGCCCGGATGGTCCTCCCCCTAAACCTCTACACGGAGTTCTACTGGAAGCAGGACCTGCACAACCTCTTCCACTTCCTGGCCCTGCGCCTGGACCCCCACGCCCAGTGGGAGATCAGGCAGTACGCCCAGGCCATCGCCCTTCTGGTGAAGGCCAAGGTGCCCCTGGCCTGGCAGAGCTTTGAGGAGCATGTGCTCAAGGGGGCTCATCTCTCCCAGACGGAGCTCAGGGCCCTGCGGGGGCTTCTCACCCCCGAGCTTTACGAGAAGGCCCTAAAGGAGCTTGGCCTTTCCGGTTCCCGGCTGGAGGAGGCCCTAACCAAGCTCTTTCCACCGGAGCCCACGTAG
- a CDS encoding adenosine-specific kinase — MELKLIPIQKPENLNVILGQAHFIKTVEDLHEALVTAVPGIKFGLAFSEASGKRLIRRSGTDPELTELAVRNLLNLAAGHTFLIVLGEGFYPINVLHAVKACPEVVRIFAATANPLQVVVAEEGEQRAILGVMDGFKPLGVEDEAEVAWRKDLLRRFGYKL, encoded by the coding sequence ATGGAACTCAAGCTCATCCCCATCCAGAAGCCGGAAAACCTCAACGTCATCCTGGGCCAAGCCCACTTCATCAAGACGGTGGAGGACCTGCACGAGGCCTTGGTGACCGCGGTGCCGGGCATCAAGTTTGGCCTCGCCTTCTCCGAGGCCAGCGGCAAGCGCCTCATCCGCCGCTCCGGCACCGACCCCGAGCTCACCGAGCTGGCGGTGAGGAACCTCCTCAACCTGGCGGCGGGGCACACCTTCCTCATCGTTTTGGGGGAGGGCTTCTACCCCATCAACGTCCTGCATGCGGTGAAGGCCTGCCCCGAGGTGGTCAGGATTTTTGCCGCCACCGCCAACCCCCTCCAGGTGGTGGTGGCGGAGGAGGGGGAGCAAAGGGCCATCCTGGGGGTTATGGACGGGTTCAAGCCCCTGGGGGTGGAGGATGAGGCCGAGGTGGCCTGGCGCAAGGACCTTTTGCGGCGTTTTGGGTATAAGCTTTAG
- the trpA gene encoding tryptophan synthase subunit alpha, protein MTTQEAFAQAKAEGRAALIPYLTAGFPSREGFLEAVKEVLPYADLLEIGLPYSDPLGDGPVIQRASEVALRKGMSVQGVLELVREVRLLTEKPLFLMTYLNPVLAWGPERFFSLFRQAGVTGLILPDLPPDEDPALVRLAQEIGLETVFLLAPTSTDGRIETVVRYATGFIYAVSVTGVTGERERLPEEVRDLVRRIRSRTSLPVAVGFGVSGRETAAQAAVADGVVVGSALIRALEAGRPLRPLLEEIRQGLVQKEPV, encoded by the coding sequence ATGACCACCCAAGAAGCCTTTGCCCAGGCCAAGGCCGAGGGGCGGGCGGCCCTCATCCCCTACCTCACCGCAGGCTTCCCCAGCCGGGAAGGCTTTTTGGAGGCGGTGAAGGAGGTGCTCCCCTACGCCGACCTCCTGGAGATCGGCCTTCCCTACTCCGACCCTCTGGGGGATGGTCCGGTGATCCAGCGCGCCAGCGAGGTGGCCCTCAGGAAGGGCATGAGCGTCCAAGGGGTCTTGGAGTTGGTGCGGGAGGTGCGCCTCCTCACCGAAAAGCCCCTTTTCCTCATGACCTACCTGAACCCGGTGCTGGCCTGGGGGCCGGAGCGCTTTTTCAGCCTCTTTCGGCAGGCGGGGGTCACGGGCCTGATCCTTCCCGACCTGCCCCCGGACGAGGACCCGGCCCTGGTGCGCCTGGCCCAGGAGATCGGCCTGGAGACGGTCTTCCTCCTGGCCCCCACCTCCACGGACGGGCGGATCGAGACCGTGGTCCGCTACGCCACGGGCTTCATCTATGCGGTGTCCGTCACCGGGGTCACGGGGGAGCGGGAGCGGCTTCCCGAGGAGGTGCGGGACCTGGTGCGGCGCATCAGGTCCAGGACCTCCTTGCCCGTGGCGGTGGGCTTCGGGGTTTCGGGGAGGGAGACCGCCGCCCAGGCGGCGGTGGCCGACGGGGTGGTGGTGGGAAGCGCCCTCATTCGGGCCCTGGAGGCGGGCCGCCCCTTACGCCCCCTCTTGGAGGAGATTCGCCAGGGGCTTGTCCAGAAGGAACCGGTTTAG
- the ligA gene encoding NAD-dependent DNA ligase LigA — MTLEEARKRINELRDLIRYHNYRYYVLDAPEISDAEYDRLLRELKELEERFPELKSPDSPTEQVGAKPLEATFRPIRHPTRMYSLDNAFTLEEVRAFEERVERALGRKGPFVYTVEHKVDGLSVNLYYEEGILVWGATRGDGETGEEVTQNLLTIPSIPRRLKGVPGRLEVRGEVYMPIEAFLRLNEELEEKGEKIFKNPRNAAAGSLRQKDPRVTAGRGLRATFYALGLGLEESGVRTQFELLHWLMEKGFPVEHSFALVQGVEGVEGVYQAWLRERRHLPFEADGVVVKLDELALWRELGYTARAPRFAIAYKFPAEEKETRLLEVVFQVGRTGRVTPVGVLEPVWIEGSEVSRVTLHNESYIEELDVRIGDWVLVHKAGGVIPEVLRVLKEKRTGEEKPIRWPKTCPECGHRLVKEGKVHRCPNPLCPAKRFEAIRHYASRKAMDIGGLGEKLIEKLLEKGLVKDVADLYHLKKEDLVGLERMGEKSAQNLLRQIEESKGRGLERLLYALGLPGVGEVLARNLAARFGTMDRLLQASLEELLEVEEVGELTARGILETLQDPAFRHLVRRLKEAGVEMEAKERGGEALKGLTFVITGELSRPREEVKALLRRLGAKVTDSVSRKTSYLVVGEAPGSKLERARALGVPILTEEELYRLLEERTGKNREALLA, encoded by the coding sequence ATGACCCTGGAGGAGGCGCGCAAACGCATCAACGAGCTACGGGACCTGATCCGCTACCACAACTACCGCTACTACGTCCTGGATGCCCCGGAGATCTCGGATGCGGAATACGACCGGCTTCTTAGGGAGCTGAAGGAGCTGGAGGAGCGTTTCCCCGAGCTCAAAAGCCCCGACTCCCCCACGGAGCAGGTGGGGGCGAAGCCCCTGGAGGCCACCTTCCGCCCCATCCGCCACCCCACCCGCATGTACTCCCTGGACAACGCCTTCACCCTCGAGGAGGTCAGGGCCTTTGAGGAGCGCGTGGAGCGGGCCCTGGGGCGGAAGGGGCCTTTCGTGTACACGGTGGAGCACAAGGTGGACGGGCTTTCCGTCAACCTCTACTACGAGGAGGGGATCCTGGTCTGGGGGGCCACCCGGGGGGATGGGGAGACGGGGGAGGAGGTGACCCAGAACCTCCTCACCATTCCCAGCATCCCCCGGAGGCTTAAGGGGGTGCCGGGGCGCCTCGAGGTCCGGGGGGAGGTGTACATGCCCATAGAGGCCTTTCTCCGCCTCAACGAGGAACTGGAGGAAAAGGGCGAAAAGATCTTCAAAAACCCCAGGAACGCCGCGGCCGGCTCCCTTCGGCAGAAGGACCCCAGGGTCACCGCGGGAAGGGGGCTTAGGGCCACCTTCTACGCCCTGGGGCTTGGCCTGGAGGAAAGCGGGGTAAGGACCCAGTTTGAGCTTCTCCATTGGCTAATGGAGAAGGGCTTCCCCGTGGAGCACAGCTTCGCCCTGGTCCAGGGCGTGGAGGGGGTGGAGGGGGTTTACCAGGCCTGGCTGAGGGAGCGGCGGCACCTTCCCTTTGAGGCGGACGGGGTGGTGGTGAAGCTGGATGAGCTTGCCCTTTGGCGGGAGCTTGGGTACACCGCCCGGGCACCCCGCTTCGCCATCGCCTACAAGTTCCCCGCGGAAGAGAAGGAGACCCGGCTTCTGGAGGTGGTGTTCCAGGTGGGCCGCACGGGCCGGGTGACCCCGGTGGGGGTGCTGGAGCCGGTGTGGATCGAGGGGAGCGAGGTGAGCCGGGTTACCCTTCACAACGAAAGCTACATTGAGGAGTTGGACGTGCGCATCGGGGACTGGGTCCTGGTGCACAAGGCGGGAGGGGTGATCCCCGAGGTCTTAAGGGTTTTGAAGGAGAAGAGGACCGGGGAGGAGAAGCCCATTCGCTGGCCAAAGACCTGCCCCGAGTGCGGCCACCGCCTGGTGAAGGAGGGCAAGGTCCACCGCTGCCCCAACCCCTTGTGCCCCGCCAAGCGCTTTGAGGCCATCCGCCACTACGCCTCCCGCAAGGCCATGGACATCGGGGGCCTGGGGGAGAAACTGATTGAGAAACTCCTGGAAAAGGGCCTGGTGAAGGACGTGGCCGACCTTTACCACCTGAAGAAGGAGGACCTGGTGGGCCTGGAGCGCATGGGGGAGAAAAGCGCCCAAAACCTCCTTCGCCAGATTGAGGAGAGCAAGGGGAGGGGGTTGGAGCGCCTGCTTTATGCCCTGGGGCTTCCCGGGGTGGGGGAGGTGCTGGCCCGCAACCTGGCGGCCCGCTTCGGCACCATGGACCGGCTTCTTCAGGCCTCCTTGGAGGAGCTTCTGGAGGTGGAGGAGGTGGGGGAGCTCACCGCCCGGGGCATCCTGGAGACCCTCCAGGACCCTGCCTTCCGCCACCTGGTGCGCCGCCTAAAGGAGGCGGGGGTGGAGATGGAGGCCAAGGAGCGGGGCGGCGAAGCCCTGAAGGGCCTTACCTTCGTCATCACCGGGGAGCTTTCCCGCCCCCGGGAGGAGGTGAAGGCCCTCTTGCGGCGCCTTGGGGCCAAGGTGACGGACTCCGTGAGCCGCAAGACGAGCTACCTGGTGGTGGGGGAAGCCCCGGGGAGCAAGCTGGAAAGGGCCCGGGCCCTGGGGGTGCCCATTCTCACGGAGGAGGAGCTTTACCGGCTCCTGGAGGAGCGCACGGGGAAGAACCGGGAGGCCCTGCTGGCCTAA
- a CDS encoding LptA/OstA family protein, protein MRRWVWLSLLGVALAASSVRVIQVEGGRLSGDLRYGPWTFEGEVRGRVKDLEIRSPKATLTAPKGKTMQEAEGEREARFEGGVVVRRGRVEARGPVLVYREKTGEGELLGPARMRQEPKPGEDPVEVEASRMAFQVDTDTSSSENALLRSGNQEGRAALVYYEEEKGLAVFTDPKEVVLTRKRKDGDLVIRAKEVRSLTGPKRLIATGGVRLQDGDLVTTGDSLYYDDTTGEALVLGRPAVSENKKEGFRLSGNTLQHNVNRHQVRVYGKAFRLPVEEFRKLSER, encoded by the coding sequence ATGAGGAGATGGGTGTGGTTGTCCCTTTTGGGTGTGGCTTTGGCCGCTTCCAGCGTCCGGGTGATCCAGGTGGAGGGGGGTCGGCTTTCAGGGGACCTGCGTTACGGCCCCTGGACCTTTGAGGGGGAGGTCAGGGGCCGGGTGAAGGACTTGGAGATCCGGTCCCCCAAGGCCACCCTCACCGCCCCCAAGGGCAAGACCATGCAGGAGGCGGAAGGGGAACGGGAGGCCCGTTTTGAGGGCGGGGTGGTGGTGCGCCGGGGGCGGGTGGAGGCCAGGGGGCCGGTTCTGGTCTACCGCGAGAAAACCGGGGAAGGGGAGCTCTTGGGCCCGGCCCGCATGCGCCAAGAGCCCAAACCGGGGGAGGATCCGGTGGAGGTGGAGGCCAGCCGCATGGCCTTCCAGGTGGATACGGACACCTCCAGCAGCGAAAATGCCCTTCTCCGAAGCGGGAACCAGGAGGGGCGGGCGGCCTTGGTCTACTACGAGGAGGAAAAGGGCCTGGCGGTGTTCACCGACCCCAAGGAGGTGGTCCTCACCCGCAAGCGCAAGGATGGGGACCTGGTGATAAGGGCCAAGGAGGTGCGAAGCCTCACCGGACCCAAGAGGCTCATCGCCACCGGGGGGGTGCGGCTACAGGATGGGGATCTGGTGACCACGGGGGATAGCCTCTACTACGACGACACCACGGGGGAGGCCCTCGTTTTGGGTAGGCCTGCGGTGAGCGAGAACAAGAAGGAAGGGTTTAGGCTTTCGGGGAACACCCTCCAGCACAACGTGAACCGCCACCAGGTGCGGGTCTACGGCAAGGCCTTCCGCCTCCCGGTGGAGGAGTTCCGCAAGCTCTCGGAGAGGTAG
- the trpB gene encoding tryptophan synthase subunit beta: MLRLPDFPLPDPRGRFGPYGGRYVPETLIPALEEVEAAYREAKKDPAFLAELEYHLRTFAGRPTPLYHAKRLSQHWGGAQVYLKREDLLHTGAHKINNTLGQALLARRMGKRRVIAETGAGQHGVSVATVAALFGLECVVYMGEEDVRRQALNVFRMKLLGAEVRPVAAGSRTLKDATNEAIRDWLTHVRTTFYILGSVVGPHPYPMMVREFQSVIGEEVKEQSLKMFGRYPDALIAAVGGGSNAIGLFAPFAYLKEEERPRLIGVEAAGEGLSTGRHAASIGAGKRGVLHGSYMYLLYDHDGQITPAHSVSAGLDYPGVGPEHSYYADQGIAEYAAVTDEEALEGFKLLARLEGIIPALESAHAIAHAAKVVPEMDKDQIVVINLSGRGDKDVTEAMRLLGGER, translated from the coding sequence ATGTTGAGGTTGCCAGACTTTCCCTTGCCCGATCCTCGAGGACGCTTCGGTCCCTACGGAGGAAGGTACGTTCCCGAGACCTTGATCCCGGCCCTGGAGGAGGTGGAAGCCGCCTACCGGGAGGCCAAAAAGGACCCCGCATTTTTGGCGGAGCTGGAGTACCACCTGAGGACCTTCGCTGGCCGGCCCACCCCCCTTTACCACGCCAAGAGGCTTTCCCAGCACTGGGGCGGGGCCCAGGTGTACTTGAAGCGGGAGGACCTCCTGCACACCGGGGCCCACAAGATCAACAACACCCTGGGCCAGGCCCTTTTGGCCCGGCGTATGGGCAAAAGGCGGGTGATCGCCGAAACCGGGGCCGGGCAGCACGGGGTTTCCGTGGCCACGGTGGCGGCCCTTTTCGGCTTGGAATGCGTGGTCTACATGGGGGAGGAGGACGTGAGGCGGCAGGCGCTGAATGTCTTCCGCATGAAGCTCCTGGGGGCTGAGGTGCGGCCCGTGGCTGCCGGAAGCCGCACCCTGAAGGACGCCACCAACGAGGCCATCCGCGACTGGCTCACCCATGTGCGCACCACCTTCTACATCCTGGGCTCCGTGGTGGGCCCCCACCCCTACCCCATGATGGTCCGGGAGTTCCAAAGCGTCATCGGGGAGGAGGTGAAGGAGCAGAGCCTGAAGATGTTCGGCCGTTACCCCGATGCCCTCATCGCCGCCGTGGGCGGGGGGTCCAACGCCATCGGCCTCTTCGCCCCCTTCGCCTACCTGAAGGAGGAAGAGCGCCCCCGGCTCATCGGGGTGGAGGCGGCGGGGGAGGGGCTTTCCACCGGGCGGCATGCCGCCAGCATCGGGGCGGGAAAGCGGGGGGTGTTGCACGGGAGCTACATGTACCTCCTCTACGACCACGATGGCCAGATCACCCCGGCCCACTCGGTTTCCGCCGGCCTGGACTACCCTGGGGTGGGGCCGGAGCACAGCTACTACGCGGACCAGGGCATCGCCGAGTATGCGGCGGTCACCGATGAGGAGGCCCTGGAGGGCTTCAAGCTCCTGGCCCGCCTCGAGGGGATCATCCCCGCCTTGGAGTCGGCCCACGCCATCGCCCACGCGGCCAAGGTGGTACCCGAGATGGACAAGGACCAGATCGTGGTCATCAACCTCTCGGGCCGGGGGGACAAGGACGTGACCGAGGCCATGCGCCTTCTAGGAGGAGAGCGATGA
- a CDS encoding ABC transporter ATP-binding protein: MEASGATRKALVLKDITKRFPLVLANDHISLDLNWGEVLALVGENGAGKSTLMKIVYGLQPPDKGEMWVDGQPYRPKSPLDAIAHGIGMVHQHFMLVEPFTVLENLVLGLEPGSPLYLNLHEARKRATALMAELGFQVPLDERIENLPVGLQQRVEILKALYREAKILILDEPTAVLTPQEAEELFRFLRAYVAKGNAAIFISHKLKEVLSVSDRVTVIRDGKVVGTVKTPETSLEELARMMVGREVVLRVEKGPAKPGEVVLEVEGLEAPPRLRGVSFRVRAGEIVGIAGVEGNGQTELVEALAGLRRYRGTVRYLGRPLPHQALRVREAGVSHIPEDRLARGLVLDFSVRENAILGDQHRPPFRGFLGFLDGEAMEQHARTLVETFDVRPRSTELSARRFSGGNQQKIVVGRELLRGPRLLIAAQPTRGVDVGAIEFIHQRLVEARDRGLAVLLVSADLSEVISLSDRILVMYEGRIVGELTPEEAKEERLGLLMAGVTA, from the coding sequence GTGGAGGCGAGCGGAGCTACCCGGAAGGCCCTGGTGTTGAAGGACATCACCAAGCGCTTCCCCCTGGTCCTGGCCAACGATCACATCAGCCTGGACCTGAACTGGGGCGAGGTCCTGGCCCTGGTGGGGGAGAACGGGGCGGGGAAGTCCACCTTGATGAAGATCGTCTATGGCCTTCAGCCGCCGGACAAAGGGGAGATGTGGGTGGACGGCCAGCCCTACCGGCCCAAAAGCCCCCTGGACGCCATCGCCCACGGCATCGGCATGGTGCACCAGCACTTCATGCTGGTGGAGCCCTTCACCGTGCTGGAGAACCTGGTTTTGGGCCTCGAGCCGGGAAGCCCCCTTTACCTCAACCTCCACGAGGCCCGGAAGCGGGCCACCGCCCTCATGGCGGAACTGGGCTTCCAGGTGCCCCTGGACGAGCGCATTGAGAACCTGCCCGTGGGCCTGCAACAGCGGGTGGAGATCCTAAAGGCCCTCTACCGTGAGGCCAAAATCCTCATCCTGGACGAGCCCACCGCCGTCCTCACCCCCCAGGAGGCGGAGGAGCTTTTCCGCTTCCTCCGGGCTTACGTGGCCAAGGGGAACGCCGCCATCTTCATCAGCCACAAGCTGAAGGAGGTGCTTTCCGTGTCCGACCGGGTCACGGTGATCCGGGACGGGAAGGTGGTGGGCACGGTGAAGACCCCCGAGACCTCCTTGGAGGAGCTGGCCCGGATGATGGTGGGCCGGGAGGTGGTCCTAAGGGTAGAAAAAGGGCCGGCCAAGCCGGGGGAGGTGGTGCTGGAGGTGGAGGGCCTCGAGGCGCCCCCTAGGCTAAGGGGGGTGAGCTTCAGGGTGCGGGCCGGGGAGATCGTGGGCATCGCCGGGGTGGAGGGGAACGGCCAGACCGAGCTGGTGGAGGCCCTGGCGGGCCTGCGCAGGTACCGGGGCACGGTGCGCTACCTAGGCCGCCCCCTTCCCCACCAGGCCCTAAGGGTGCGGGAGGCGGGCGTAAGCCATATCCCTGAGGACCGGCTCGCCCGGGGCCTGGTCCTGGACTTTTCCGTGCGGGAAAACGCCATCCTTGGGGACCAGCACCGCCCCCCCTTCCGGGGCTTCCTGGGCTTCCTGGACGGGGAGGCCATGGAGCAGCACGCCCGGACCCTGGTGGAGACCTTTGATGTCCGTCCCCGCTCCACCGAGCTCTCCGCCCGGCGCTTCTCCGGGGGGAACCAGCAAAAGATCGTGGTGGGCAGGGAGCTCTTGCGGGGGCCAAGGCTCCTCATCGCCGCCCAGCCCACCCGGGGCGTGGACGTGGGGGCCATTGAGTTCATCCACCAGCGCCTGGTGGAGGCCCGGGACCGGGGCCTGGCGGTGCTTTTGGTCTCCGCGGACCTTTCCGAGGTGATCAGCCTTTCGGACCGGATCCTGGTCATGTACGAGGGGCGGATCGTGGGCGAGCTCACCCCGGAGGAAGCCAAGGAGGAACGCCTCGGGCTTCTGATGGCCGGGGTAACCGCCTAA
- a CDS encoding BMP family lipoprotein: MKRILALLAVLTLGLSLAQVRVGIAFDAGGKFDRSFNQSAWEGAQKAAKDFGIKLFDFEPADPSQVGQGIRTFAEEGFDLVIGVGFANEPAITATAKEFPKVNFAVIDAVPGEGKLANAVGLVFREHEGSFLVGYIAGKMSRTGVVGFIGGMDIPLIHKFEAGFRAGAEYAFKEDKIQGKVLVGYVGNTPAAWNDPAKAKEIAASQVRQGADIIYAAAGGSGLGLIDYVKQAKCLKEGGAIRFVRKADPYAKVPKYADYTKTCGTDGTKATPLFFIGVDANQNYLGDTDNNPNTLNHGLTSMMKRVDVATYEVIKSVVQKTFKGGVREFGLANNGVGYALDAYNKALIPATVVSKLEVLKQQIVKGQLKVPEKR, encoded by the coding sequence ATGAAACGTATCCTGGCCCTTTTGGCGGTATTGACCCTAGGCCTGAGCCTGGCCCAAGTCCGGGTGGGCATTGCCTTTGACGCTGGAGGCAAGTTCGACCGCTCCTTCAACCAGTCCGCCTGGGAAGGGGCGCAGAAGGCGGCCAAGGACTTTGGCATCAAGCTCTTTGACTTTGAGCCCGCCGACCCCTCCCAGGTGGGCCAGGGCATCCGCACCTTCGCCGAGGAGGGCTTTGACCTGGTCATCGGAGTGGGCTTCGCCAACGAGCCCGCCATCACCGCCACCGCCAAGGAGTTCCCCAAGGTGAACTTTGCGGTGATTGACGCCGTCCCCGGCGAAGGGAAGCTCGCCAACGCCGTGGGCCTGGTCTTCCGGGAGCACGAGGGGAGCTTCCTGGTGGGCTACATCGCCGGCAAGATGAGCCGCACCGGGGTGGTGGGCTTCATCGGCGGCATGGACATCCCCCTCATCCACAAGTTTGAGGCGGGCTTCCGCGCCGGGGCCGAGTACGCCTTCAAGGAGGACAAGATCCAGGGCAAGGTCCTGGTGGGCTACGTGGGCAACACCCCCGCTGCCTGGAACGACCCCGCCAAGGCCAAGGAGATCGCCGCCAGCCAGGTGCGCCAAGGGGCGGACATCATCTACGCCGCCGCGGGGGGTTCGGGCCTGGGGCTCATCGACTACGTGAAGCAGGCCAAGTGCCTGAAGGAGGGCGGGGCCATCCGCTTCGTGCGCAAGGCCGACCCCTACGCCAAGGTGCCCAAGTACGCCGACTACACCAAAACCTGCGGCACCGACGGCACCAAGGCCACGCCCCTCTTCTTCATCGGGGTGGACGCCAACCAGAACTACCTGGGCGATACCGACAACAACCCCAACACCCTGAACCACGGCCTCACCTCCATGATGAAACGGGTGGACGTGGCCACCTACGAGGTCATCAAGAGCGTGGTGCAGAAGACCTTCAAGGGCGGGGTGCGGGAGTTCGGCCTGGCCAACAACGGGGTGGGCTACGCCCTGGATGCGTACAACAAGGCCCTGATCCCCGCCACCGTGGTGAGCAAGCTGGAGGTCCTGAAGCAGCAGATCGTCAAGGGGCAGCTCAAGGTGCCCGAGAAGCGCTAA
- the mqnC gene encoding cyclic dehypoxanthinyl futalosine synthase: protein MEPMDVLEKAVGGERLTEAEVLALFDLPLPELAAAAHEVRLQKTDPEVVTFLIDRNINYTNVCTVACAFCAFYRTKRQKDAYTLSYEEIAKKVEELYQVGGRRILMQGGVNPELPLEWYLDLLHYLKGRFPDLRIDAFSPEEILGLERLTGLPAENILEKLQEAGLDGMPGAGAEILVDEVRQKAAPARIRTADWYRIVDAAQSLGLYTLASMVIGFGEGPRERTLHLLGLRAQQDKALRQYQNGFAAFALWTLQVEHTRLKGKAPGATAHEYLKTLAIARLALDNFAHLQASWPTLGFKVAQAALYYGADDFGSTMLEENVVSAAGGHGRTHATVREIVRHIVDAGFRPAERDPLYRILRYPDPEAILAETVELPL, encoded by the coding sequence ATGGAGCCCATGGACGTCCTGGAGAAGGCCGTAGGGGGAGAGAGGCTTACCGAGGCCGAGGTGCTTGCCCTTTTTGATCTGCCCCTACCGGAGCTGGCCGCCGCGGCCCACGAGGTGCGCCTCCAGAAGACCGACCCCGAGGTGGTCACCTTCCTCATTGACCGCAACATCAACTACACCAACGTCTGCACCGTGGCCTGCGCCTTCTGCGCCTTTTACCGCACCAAGCGGCAGAAGGACGCCTACACCCTCTCCTACGAGGAGATCGCCAAGAAGGTGGAGGAGCTTTACCAGGTGGGGGGAAGGCGCATCCTCATGCAAGGGGGCGTGAACCCGGAGCTTCCCCTGGAGTGGTACCTGGACCTCCTGCACTACCTCAAGGGGCGCTTCCCCGACCTGCGCATCGACGCCTTCAGCCCCGAGGAGATCCTTGGCCTAGAGCGGCTCACCGGCCTGCCGGCAGAAAACATCCTGGAGAAACTCCAGGAAGCAGGCCTGGACGGGATGCCGGGGGCAGGGGCGGAGATCCTGGTGGATGAGGTGCGGCAAAAGGCGGCCCCCGCCCGCATCAGGACCGCCGACTGGTACCGCATCGTGGACGCCGCCCAGTCCCTAGGGCTTTACACCCTGGCCAGCATGGTGATCGGCTTCGGGGAAGGCCCCAGGGAGCGCACCCTTCACCTCCTAGGCCTCCGCGCCCAGCAGGACAAGGCCTTGCGGCAATACCAAAACGGCTTTGCCGCCTTCGCCCTTTGGACCCTGCAGGTGGAGCACACCCGCCTGAAGGGCAAGGCCCCGGGGGCCACCGCCCACGAGTACCTGAAAACCTTGGCCATCGCCCGGCTGGCCCTGGACAACTTCGCCCACCTTCAGGCCTCCTGGCCCACCCTGGGGTTCAAGGTGGCCCAGGCCGCCCTCTACTACGGGGCCGACGACTTCGGCAGCACCATGCTGGAGGAGAACGTGGTCTCGGCGGCCGGGGGCCACGGGCGCACCCACGCCACGGTGCGGGAAATCGTGCGCCACATCGTGGATGCGGGGTTTAGGCCCGCGGAGCGGGACCCCCTGTACCGCATCCTGCGCTACCCGGACCCCGAGGCCATCCTGGCGGAAACGGTGGAACTGCCCCTCTAA